From the Glycine max cultivar Williams 82 chromosome 11, Glycine_max_v4.0, whole genome shotgun sequence genome, the window CCACAATTGTAGCCTCTGCAACCCCTGTGTTTAAACAAATGACAAAAGGATACATAAGCAGGTCCAGTTTTCAGAAAGCAGTACATAGTAGAGGAAGATAACCGATAAAGAAGAAATACCCTCTGCATTAGCAACTATGTTTCCCAGGTCACCCGCATGACGGACTTCATCCTCAGGAGCACCATGTGTCAATTTATTAGGATTAAAATGTGCTCCTAAAAGTCATTCAAGAAACAAACCCTTGTAACTTACTCAATTGAACCGGACCAcggcaagaaaagaaaacagtGAAGCAAACTTTGAAACTAAGTTCCAGCTGCCTTACCCGTAGAAATACACCCATTTGTCGTATCACCATACTCATGCTGCAAGTAAAATTGATAACAGATTTAAAAATAGAACATTTTGGAGGAAAGGACATGAAGTAAGAAGGGAAAGCATGACACTCACTAGGTGAAAACCATGAAGCCCCGGAGTAAGGCCAGTGATGCGAACAGAAACTGTCGTCGGGCCTACTCATAACACACAGAAACAGCTAGTTGGTCAATAGTCAGCGCACGAAAGCACCAATCAGACACTCAAACATGACGAAAGGCTAACTATAAACATACACTCACTCACTTTCTCTTCCATCCTATTTTTCTTCATATCTTTCTTTTCCTAACTTATCACATCTTTactttttctctcttccctacACCTATCCCCTCCAAAATTGGGACGAATTTTAACATTTTCCATAATGAAAAGAGTTACACTATCCATACTTCAATTTTCTACAACACTAGCACTACTTTTTCTTCCTAACTCTTTCCATCATCATCTCAACTATGAACTATCTTATCATAcactttctctcttctctttattGTACAAAGAAagtataaattttcaatttctcaaACGAAAAAGCAGCAGTTCTCTTTTATCTTGTATAGTTGTATTACTAGCAAAGAACTAACCGAATTAGAACTATATAACTAATAAGTCCATTTGAAGATGCATTAGTTAGTTCCATTATTGTGCATTTGGCACCATTTCGATTTTAAtcgaattaaaataattatttgctaAGGAGAGGAGAAGGGGCGAACCATCGTCTTCTTGGATGAGAGTGGCGACGCCTTCGACGGCGGAGGTCCCCTTGAGGACGGCGACGGCCTTCTTGGTGGCGGCGAAGACGGTGAGGGGCTTGGAGCGTGAAAGCGTTATGGATTGGGGAGTGAGCTTGACGGAGACGCCGGAGAAGGATGACCGGAGAAAGGGCTGAGGTCGGAACGGCGACGGTGAAACGACAGCGTTGGCCGCCATTGCTAGCTGCATTGTGAGGGACGAGGTGTTTGTGATAATGCAACAAAAAATGTGTGAATTTGTGGTTGGTTTGGTggtgaaaacaaattatataatccTCACTCAAAGCGCCACTGCTTACTCACACTCTAGAACCTTtcgctttttatttttttttcactttttggcTGCTtcctaaatttagttttttttttctatcgaCCGACATGGGAATGGGGCGGGACGGATACGGGTATTGTCTTCTCATATCCGATATTCGACGGGTTTAAATATATTGTCTCATTTCCGTACCCGTATGGTATTGGGCATCCCCGACTCCGTCCCATACacgattcaaatttaaaaaaatattttttttgtaaaaagtatattaaaaatttgattttagaaaaaataaattaattgttaaacatttatttttaactacttatatatcaataaatttactaTAGTGCGTGTgtctacaaaaataattaagaaaataatattaaattatgtaaaaattctaaaataaaattaactagtaataaaaaatttatgtcttttgattaaattatgcaaaaattctgAAGATTTTAAGTGGCGGGGCGGGTTCGGGTTCGAGGTCGGGACGGGTCTAGTAATCTCATACCCGTACCCGTACTTGACTTTTGGTTATTAGGGAAAACTCGAACCCATACCCGGTCAACTCGGATATTACCCGTCAAAGTTGAGACGGATTCAAGCGGGTACCCATGGGTATGATTTTCTTGTCATGTCTAAccatagagaaaaagaaaataaaattacccaaaattataaatttgtgcAACGCAAACAATTAGaaactaaattattatttttttatggaagaaACTAAATTCTTAAAGCGTGCAAAATTATTAGAATAAATGTTTGCTTTGCTCTCCCAACAATATTGAttattgagagagaaaaaaaattcaaatatgcgAAGGGAGAGAACTTTCCCATTCCAAGGTATTTCAAATCTACTTTGGTATGgcatgaccaaaaaaaaaaacagtttataTTGCTGCTTAAACATATTAATGAAAATACTAACAAATAAGTTCTAgaaatgtcaaataaatctttatttttaactacttgttATCATTGATAATAGTTTGAAGCAGGagaattttttataaagtttaagTATAGAggtgaaaaagagagaagaaaaattaaatattattttagataaCGCTCAAATGAGCAAATCAAAtctttacataaataaattgaGCCTTATATAGTTAATATTAACAAATTGTTATATAGTTGGTTATAAGAGTAACTAACTTATAACTAATTAAACTAACTTATGCTAGTAATAATAATACTCTTTATAACACTTCTAGCTTAGAGTGAATAATACAAAAGTATatcaaaatataatgaaattaagTAAAACTAAAAGGTCCTTAGAACTTCTTCCAGCTCCAATAGAACTAAGAGTCCAGATCAATCATCAAAAGCTTGACCACCAAGTAGAAGTCACAACACAAGGCCACTTGGCAAAAGTTACAACCATCAATCCAAGAAGCTATCAAAGCTTAACCACCAAGCAGAAGTCATACATTAAAGTTTAACCACTTGGCAAAAACAATAAGACTTAACCATCAAGAGCAGAAGCCAAAAACAATGTTTAACCACTCAAGATAGAAGCAAAACAACAATCCAATGTTTAATCATCCATGGCAAAATCTCAAACAATGCTTAATCACCATGGACAGAAGCTTACATCAACATAAAgcatcaaaaaataaaagaacacaaAATCTGTCTTCAATGAGAACTTTTTACAAACACTTTGTGAACCAATAGCAATCACAACTATAATCTGTCATCAAACAGGAATACTCACAAACAACTTGAAAGCAAATAGCATAGGATCAAACAGGAAGAGAAAATTCATCAACTAATCAAACTGAACAACTCCAATAGGCTTCAACAATCTCAAATCAATGTTCAAACAATAATAATCTTTATCTCTAATAATTATTCTTATTACTTCAACTCTTATGTCCCTCCCTCCAACCATCTTAAGACTCCCTATATGTGAGATACTATGTTGAGGAGTAAATTTTCTAATAATACAAGTTAAAAACATTtgttaaagtaaaatatttttttatgtaaataaaattgaataaatacgGATCTCTCATCTCTGTATTTTGTAAGTTGTGTCTTCATGTTAAGTTTCATTTGGTTctcaatatgaaaattttaattggacTATTGCAAAATGTTCCaagatttaaattataattttttcccttAATGATATGGTTGGTTAAGTCAGCATCAACATCACCTTCACTGaccaattcttttaaaaattccaGTTATAAAAAACAAGTTAACAGAAAACtagtcaaaataattttattttggcttTAAAGTTTTCTGATAAACGTGGCAGTACTGACATAGATTGTCACATCAATTAAGAGGGAAACTATTTTTAATGCACACGGGATAACAATTTTAATACAAGTCTTGCAAAGTGTAGCATTAAtcttacaattttaaaatcctTTGAGATAAACACAGGCGTCAATATAAACAAGTTACAAGTGGATGTCTTTGCAGGGGGTTGATTCATCTTCGAACACATACTACTAATATTGGTTAATAAAAATTGATGCGGCTACTATCTGATAAAAATGGCTCA encodes:
- the LOC100815376 gene encoding superoxide dismutase [Cu-Zn], chloroplastic, with the protein product MQLAMAANAVVSPSPFRPQPFLRSSFSGVSVKLTPQSITLSRSKPLTVFAATKKAVAVLKGTSAVEGVATLIQEDDGPTTVSVRITGLTPGLHGFHLHEYGDTTNGCISTGAHFNPNKLTHGAPEDEVRHAGDLGNIVANAEGVAEATIVDNQIPLSGPNSVVGRALVVHELEDDLGKGGHELSLTTGNAGGRLACGVVGLTPA